A single genomic interval of Spinacia oleracea cultivar Varoflay chromosome 6, BTI_SOV_V1, whole genome shotgun sequence harbors:
- the LOC110803550 gene encoding uncharacterized protein, with amino-acid sequence MSEEEGDWFDDKDPLVSEEMAALVHDATNVVPENLNEEEEVDRAEIPDKFHRLMKDAEEELFSGCKTFSRLEFIVTLLHIKVSGHWPEKSFSLLPNALQKAFNYDPKFPKSSREAQKYTKDLGLNYVKIHACVNHCILYRKEYENADSCPICEESRWKEGSGEFDDSVPFSESQGTSQRIPRIPRLVLRHFPLVPRLQRLFMSSKIAKHMKWHKDRKRVDKDVLRHPSDSKAWEKLDDSFPDFAADPCNVRLGLSTDGFNPGAHLGTKYSIWPVFLVPYNLPPWMCMASPYIMLSLLIPGPKSPGNDIDVFLEPLIDELQELWEVEVKTYDSHSRQNFNMKAALLWTMSDFPAYGNLSGWSTCGKLACPSCHKHTWHKRLKHGSKECFKGTRMFLEPDHRWRNDKKSFDGEKERRPPPIPLSGDEILEAFDGVPNVIFGKKRKRTDRYLFDQWKKLSIFFRLPYWSKLLIRHNLDVMHIEKNICDSILGTILDIPNKTKDTLKARKDLKEMNVHHNLIPIKIGDKYAIPRAPYQLTSIERRKVLEFLSKVKVPDGYSSNIARCASMKDGKISNMKSHDCHVFLQDLLKPAFQGILPKEVLEPLVELSLFFKQLCSKTLKIDVLEKMEKSIAITLCKLEKVFVPALFDIMVHLPIHLANEAKIAGPVQYRWQYRFEREMHTMKPTVSNKAQPEGSIANARIMEECLAFISRYLNGIETKFNRMSRNDMDMQESLLFKLSVFQKKGNPLGKRTFKQLSFLDWKQAQLYVLMNCQEVQPFIGEYATIHGPKPSLVDWFQSQIWKLYKEGDPRVTAELLSLSRGPSKSVRSYQGYYVNGYRFHTKKRQRWRKTQNSGVVVKGDEESGEKDFFGVLKEVIKLEYDAPNSGDKEPIVVLFRCVWFDVYREGRGIKRDKFGGICLNFKKFLGTNEPFVMASQVGQVYYVRVHNEPDWRTPIKTVPRNFYNFPIVEADDSDDEHDDVDVGIPNAVADDGDDVVILPRNDVPPELVNATEFESGEDEILNEEEEEDSEQDEESELDDDEEEDIPEGLYDLDSSSE; translated from the exons ATGTCCGAGGAGGAAGGCGATTGGTTTGATGATAAAGATCCTCTCGTATCAGAGGAGATGGCAGCTTTGGTGCATGATGCCACAAATGTAGTGCCCGAAAATTTGAATGAGGAAGAAGAAGTGGATCGTGCTGAGATTCCTGATAAATTTCATAGGTTGATGAAAGATGCTGAAGAAGAATTATTCTCGGGTTGTAAAACCTTTTCAAGGTTGGAGTTCATCGTAACTCTCTTACATATTAAGGTTAGTGGACATTGGCCCGAGAAGTCATTTAGTCTGCTCCCTAATGCGTTACAAAAGGCCTTCAATTATGATCCAAAATTTCCAAAGAGCTCCCGTGAAGCCCAGAAGTACACAAAAGATCTTGGGTTGAATTATGTGAAGATCCATGCTTGTGTAAATCATTGCATTCTTTATAGAAAGGAGTATGAAAATGCCGATTCATGCCCTATTTGTGAGGAGTCCAGATGGAAAGAAGGTAGTGGTGAATTTGATGATAGTGTCCCATTTTCGGAATCTCAAGGAACCTCACAACGGATTCCTAGAATACCTCGTCTAGTTCTTCGCCATTTTCCTTTAGTGCCTAGGCTTCAAAGGCTTTTTATGTCTTCCAAAATTGCTAAGCATATGAAATGGCATAAGGATAGGAAGCGAGTTGATAAGGACGTATTAAGGCATCCATCTGATTCAAAGGCATGGGAGAAGCTCGATGATTCATTTCCTGATTTTGCAGCAGATCCATGTAATGTAAGATTAGGTCTTTCAACTGATGGTTTCAATCCTGGTGCACATTTAGGCACTAAGTATAGTATATGGCCAGTCTTTTTAGTGCCATATAATCTCCCACCATGGATGTGTATGGCAAGTCCTTACATCATGCTATCACTCTTAATTCCTGGTCCAAAGTCCCCCGGAAATGATATAGATGTGTTCTTGGAGCCGTTGATCGATGAACTTCAAGAGTTATGGGAAGTTGAGGTGAAAACTTATGATTCACATAGTCGCCAAAATTTTAATATGAAGGCAGCGCTATTGTGGACAATGAGTGATTTTCCGGCTTACGGAAATCTGTCTGGTTGGAGTACTTGTGGTAAACTTGCTTGCCCATCATGTCATAAGCATACTTGGCACAAGAGGTTAAAGCATGGATCGAAAGAATGCTTTAAAGGTACTCGTATGTTCTTAGAACCCGATCATAGGTGGAGAAATGACAAGAAATCTTTTGATGGGGAAAAGGAGAGACGACCACCTCCGATTCCTTTGTCAGGGGATGAGATATTAGAGGCATTTGATGGTGTCCCCAATGTGATTTTTGGGAAGAAGCGAAAGAGAACTGATCGATACTTGTTTGACCAATGGAAGAAGTTGAGCATCTTCTTTAGACTTCCTTATTGGAGTAAGCTTTTGATAAGACACAACTTAGATGTCATGCATATTGAAAAGAACATTTGTGATAGTATATTAGGAACAATACTTGATATTCCTAATAAGACAAAAGACACCTTGAAAGCTCGAAAGGATTTGAAGGAGATGAATGTGCATCATAATTTAATTCCTATTAAGATAGGTGATAAATATGCCATCCCTAGAGCACCATATCAGTTGACATCTATAGAGAGGCGTAAAGTATTGGAGTTCTTGTCTAAGGTTAAAGTGCCAGATGGTTACTCTTCTAACATAGCTCGATGTGCAAGTATGAAAGATGGAAAAATCTCAAACATGAAAAGTCATGATTGTCATGTGTTCTTGCAAGATTTGCTTAAACCGGCATTTCAAGGTATCTTACCTAAGGAGGTGCTAGAACCTTTGGTTGAGCTTAGCTTATTTTTTAAGCAATTGTGTTCTAAAACTCTAAAAATTGATGTGTTGGAGAAGATGGAAAAGAGTATTGCAATTACTCTTTGCAAGCTTGAAAAGGTATTTGTTCCGGCTCTCTTTGATATTATGGTCCACCTTCCAATCCACTTGGCCAATGAGGCCAAGATAGCTGGCCCAGTGCAATACCGTTGGCAATATCGGTTTGAAAG GGAAATGCACACAATGAAACCTACTGTGAGTAACAAAGCACAACCAGAAGGCTCGATAGCTAATGCACGCATAATGGAAGAATGTCTTGCCTTTATATCTAGATATCTAAATGGGATTGAGACTAAGTTCAATCGCATGAGTAGAAATGACATGGATATGCAAGAATCTCTGTTGTTCAAGTTATCAGTTTTCCAAAAGAAGGGGAATCCATTAGGCAAAAGAACATTTAAGCAATTGAGCTTTTTGGATTGGAAGCAAGCTCAATTGTATGTTCTAATGAATTGTCAAGAAGTACAACCATTTATAGG AGAGTACGCCACTATACATGGGCCAAAACCAAGTCTAGTTGATTGGTTTCAATCTCAA ATTTGGAAGCTTTACAAGGAGGGAGATCCAAGAGTAACAGCTGAGTTATTGTCATTGTCACGAGGCCCGAGTAAGAGTGTGAGAAGTTATCAGGGATACTATGTAAATGGGTATCGCTTTCACACTAAGAAGCGCCAAAGATGGCGAAAGACACAAAATAGTGGAGTAGTTGTCAAAGGAGATGAAGAGAGCGGAGAAAAAGACTTCTTTGGGGTTTTGAAAGAAGTCATAAAACTTGAATATGATGCTCCAAATAGTGGTGACAAAGAACCTATTGTGGTGTTGTTTAGATGCGTTTGGTTTGATGTCTATAGGGAGGGGCGAGGGATTAAAAGGGACAAGTTTGGTGGCATATGCCTAAATTTCAAAAAGTTTTTAGGGACCAATGAGCCATTTGTTATGGCATCTCAAGTAGGACAAGTTTATTATGTTAGGGTACATAATGAGCCGGATTGGAGAACTCCTATTAAGACAGTCCCTCGTAATTTCTATAATTTTCCAATAGTTGAGGCAGATGACTCTGATGATGAGCATGATGATGTGGACGTTGGAATACCAAACGCAGTGGCAGATGATGGAGATGATGTTGTGATCTTACCTAGAAATGATGTTCCGCCGGAATTAGTGAATGCAACTGAATTTGAGTCGGGGGAGGACGAGATTTTgaatgaggaagaagaagaagacagTGAGCAAGATGAGGAAAGTGAGCtagatgatgatgaagaagaagatatTCCAGAGGGTTTATATGACTTGGACTCAAGCAGCGAATGA
- the LOC110803474 gene encoding uncharacterized protein — protein MAYSKALLLSLLGVTLLISSHVFARELAEASTTEQTQSVEETKYGHGGHSTYGHGGMHYGHGGHYPPNEAQSKDSKKETVVPDHYGEGGYDQGGYGYGHDHGGYGYGHDHGGYGHDHDGYGHDHGGYGYGHDHGGYGHDHDGYGHDHGGYGHGGYGHGGYGGHYPPKETKTAIEPEHYGGGGYGYGHDHGGYGHGSYGHGGYGQGGYGHGGYGHGGYGGHYPPKETKTTETQKGN, from the exons ATGGCCTACTCAAAGGCTTTACTTCTTTCTCTCTTAGGTGTTACTCTTCTCATTTCCTCTCATGTCTTTGCTCGTGAGCTAGCCGAGGCCTCCACTACTGAACAAACAC AGTCTGTTGAAGAGACTAAGTATGGACATGGAGGACATAGCACTTATGGACATGGTGGCATGCACTATGGACACGGCGGTCATTACCCACCCAACGAAGCTCAAAGTAAGGATAGTAAGAAGGAAACCGTAGTACCGGACCACTATGGTGAAGGTGGCTATGATCAGGGTGGGTATGGCTATGGTCATGATCATGGTGGGTATGGCTATGGTCATGATCATGGTGGATACGGTCATGATCACGATGGTTACGGTCATGATCACGGTGGGTATGGCTATGGTCATGATCATGGTGGTTACGGTCATGATCACGATGGTTACGGTCATGATCATGGCGGGTATGGCCACGGTGGATATGGCCATGGTGGTTATGGTGGTCACTACCCCCCAAAGGAGACAAAGACTGCCATTGAACCGGAACACTATGGTGGAGGTGGGTATGGCTACGGTCATGATCATGGAGGTTACGGTCACGGAAGTTATGGACATGGTGGATATGGCCAAGGTGGTTATGGACACGGGGGATATGGACACGGTGGTTATGGAGGTCACTACCCTCCAAAGGAGACAAAGACTACCGAGACACAAAAGGGTAACTGA